In Nitrospira sp., a single genomic region encodes these proteins:
- a CDS encoding DUF433 domain-containing protein, whose translation MTSKTAVSHSDPEILGGTPVFVGTRVPTRTLFDYLEGGETLDEFLHQFPSVKREQALAALEMARDSLLADARPT comes from the coding sequence ATGACCTCGAAGACCGCCGTTAGTCACAGCGACCCAGAGATCCTCGGCGGAACTCCGGTATTCGTGGGGACTCGCGTGCCCACTCGGACGCTCTTCGACTATCTCGAAGGTGGCGAGACACTCGACGAGTTTCTTCACCAGTTCCCTTCGGTCAAGCGTGAGCAGGCCCTAGCCGCGCTGGAGATGGCCCGCGATTCACTCCTGGCCGATGCGCGTCCTACTTGA